The following coding sequences lie in one Arachis ipaensis cultivar K30076 chromosome B03, Araip1.1, whole genome shotgun sequence genomic window:
- the LOC107630602 gene encoding homeobox protein knotted-1-like 2 isoform X2, translated as MAFRDHQPHEITFQSFTDEQHLNQNRDMQRMLTLSGAGDGGPAPTWLNNVRQQNFLHLQPDASSARNDDVRGMMAAAATSPEKSMDHRKNHLQQQRTMTESNNCDSEDAAEYKADILGHPLYEQLLSAHVSCLRIATPVDQLPRIDAQLQQSQRVVEKYSAHGNNGALNEKELDNFMTHYVLLLCAFKEQLQQHVRVHAMEAVMACWELEQSLQSLTGVSPGEGTGTTMSDDEDDQAAESNGNLYEGCLDGADSLSFGPLVPTETERSLMERVRQELKHELKQGYKDKIVDIREEILRKRRAGKLPGDTTSLLKAWWQSHSKWPYPTEEDKARLVQETGLQLKQINNWFINQRKRNWHTNPSSSTGSKSKRKNNNNNSGGAGETNNQSFM; from the exons ATGGCTTTTCGCGACCACCAACCACACGAAATTACTTTTCAGTCCTTCACGGACGAGCAACATTTAAATCAGAACAGAGACATGCAGAGGATGCTAACTCTCTCCGGCGCCGGCGATGGAGGACCGGCTCCGACGTGGCTGAACAACGTTCGGCAGCAGAATTTCCTGCACCTTCAGCCGGACGCGTCGTCGGCACGAAACGACGACGTTCGAGGCATGATGGCGGCGGCAGCTACGTCACCGGAGAAGAGCATGGATCATCGGAAGAACCACCTCCAGCAGCAGCGGACGATGACGGAAAGTAACAACTGCGACTCAGAGGATGCGGCGGAGTACAAGGCGGACATCCTAGGACACCCGCTTTACGAGCAGCTGCTGTCGGCGCACGTGTCGTGTCTGAGGATTGCGACGCCCGTTGACCAGCTACCGAGAATCGACGCTCAGTTGCAGCAGTCGCAGCGCGTGGTGGAGAAGTACTCTGCGCATGGGAATAATGGTGCTCTCAATGAGAAGGAGCTTGATAACTTCATG ACACATTACGTTCTATTGCTTTGCGCTTTTAAAGAACAATTGCAACAACATGTCCGTGTGCATGCCATGGAAGCAGTGATGGCTTGTTGGGAGCTCGAGCAGTCTCTACAAAGCTTGACGG GTGTATCTCCCGGAGAAGGGACAGGTACGACGATGTCGGACGACGAAGACGATCAGGCGGCAGAGAGCAATGGCAACTTGTACGAAGGATGTTTAGATGGCGCTGATAGTCTCAGCTTTGGCCCTCTTGTTCCAACTGAAACTGAAAGATCTCTAATGGAGCGTGTTCGCCAGGAGCTAAAGCACGAGCTAAAACAG GGTTACAAGGATAAAATTGTTGACATAAGAGAAGAAATTCTGCGAAAGAGAAGAGCCGGGAAGCTTCCTGGAGATACCACCTCTCTCTTAAAAGCTTGGTGGCAATCTCATTCTAAATGGCCCTATCCAACG GAAGAAGACAAGGCGAGGCTGGTGCAGGAAACAGGCTTGCAATTAAAGCAGATAAATAACTGGTTCATAAATCAGAGGAAAAGGAATTGGCATACTAATCCTTCGTCGTCTACTGGCTCCAAAAGCAAGcgcaagaataataataataa TAGTGGTGGTGCAGGTGAAACAAATAACCAGAGCTTCATGTGA
- the LOC107630602 gene encoding homeobox protein knotted-1-like 13 isoform X1, translating to MAFRDHQPHEITFQSFTDEQHLNQNRDMQRMLTLSGAGDGGPAPTWLNNVRQQNFLHLQPDASSARNDDVRGMMAAAATSPEKSMDHRKNHLQQQRTMTESNNCDSEDAAEYKADILGHPLYEQLLSAHVSCLRIATPVDQLPRIDAQLQQSQRVVEKYSAHGNNGALNEKELDNFMTHYVLLLCAFKEQLQQHVRVHAMEAVMACWELEQSLQSLTGVSPGEGTGTTMSDDEDDQAAESNGNLYEGCLDGADSLSFGPLVPTETERSLMERVRQELKHELKQGYKDKIVDIREEILRKRRAGKLPGDTTSLLKAWWQSHSKWPYPTEEDKARLVQETGLQLKQINNWFINQRKRNWHTNPSSSTGSKSKRKNNNNNNSGGAGETNNQSFM from the exons ATGGCTTTTCGCGACCACCAACCACACGAAATTACTTTTCAGTCCTTCACGGACGAGCAACATTTAAATCAGAACAGAGACATGCAGAGGATGCTAACTCTCTCCGGCGCCGGCGATGGAGGACCGGCTCCGACGTGGCTGAACAACGTTCGGCAGCAGAATTTCCTGCACCTTCAGCCGGACGCGTCGTCGGCACGAAACGACGACGTTCGAGGCATGATGGCGGCGGCAGCTACGTCACCGGAGAAGAGCATGGATCATCGGAAGAACCACCTCCAGCAGCAGCGGACGATGACGGAAAGTAACAACTGCGACTCAGAGGATGCGGCGGAGTACAAGGCGGACATCCTAGGACACCCGCTTTACGAGCAGCTGCTGTCGGCGCACGTGTCGTGTCTGAGGATTGCGACGCCCGTTGACCAGCTACCGAGAATCGACGCTCAGTTGCAGCAGTCGCAGCGCGTGGTGGAGAAGTACTCTGCGCATGGGAATAATGGTGCTCTCAATGAGAAGGAGCTTGATAACTTCATG ACACATTACGTTCTATTGCTTTGCGCTTTTAAAGAACAATTGCAACAACATGTCCGTGTGCATGCCATGGAAGCAGTGATGGCTTGTTGGGAGCTCGAGCAGTCTCTACAAAGCTTGACGG GTGTATCTCCCGGAGAAGGGACAGGTACGACGATGTCGGACGACGAAGACGATCAGGCGGCAGAGAGCAATGGCAACTTGTACGAAGGATGTTTAGATGGCGCTGATAGTCTCAGCTTTGGCCCTCTTGTTCCAACTGAAACTGAAAGATCTCTAATGGAGCGTGTTCGCCAGGAGCTAAAGCACGAGCTAAAACAG GGTTACAAGGATAAAATTGTTGACATAAGAGAAGAAATTCTGCGAAAGAGAAGAGCCGGGAAGCTTCCTGGAGATACCACCTCTCTCTTAAAAGCTTGGTGGCAATCTCATTCTAAATGGCCCTATCCAACG GAAGAAGACAAGGCGAGGCTGGTGCAGGAAACAGGCTTGCAATTAAAGCAGATAAATAACTGGTTCATAAATCAGAGGAAAAGGAATTGGCATACTAATCCTTCGTCGTCTACTGGCTCCAAAAGCAAGcgcaagaataataataataataatag TGGTGGTGCAGGTGAAACAAATAACCAGAGCTTCATGTGA